AAACCCATCAAATCCTCTGCTATCTAAACATGGAGATGTGATAATTGGAGCAATATTTACAATACATCGTGAAACACAGATGCAGTCATTGACATACACTGAAAAACCTCAACCTTTAATCTGCAATAGGTTTGTTATAGTGGACAATTTAACATGATTGTGGTTGTGGGGAATCTGTAATTTTATGCTTCAAAATGATTTGCATTTctgaattttataattttacttttcattttatgaaaaaatatttgaaattttaTGTGATTTTCATGTATATTTGTAGTTTTGACCTACGTGAATTACGCCATACTCAGGCTATGATTTTTGCCATTGAAGAAATCAACAGAAGCAACAGCTTGCTCCCAAATATCACAGTTGGTTACAGGATTTATGACAGCTGTCGCTCAGGTTTGTTATCTATGAAAGCAGCCATGGCTTTGATGAATGGTCAGGACATGACAGCAGATTTTGCCTGTTATGGACAAGCAGTAGTACAAGCCATCATAGGAGAGTCAGAGTCTACTCCTACTATAGCACTCGCAAAATCTACAGGACCATTTCAGATCCCAGTGGTAAGGagaaagtaatttatttattgttttaaaacaatGAATTTTATAGACATAAATATGCATATGAGATGATCTTTATTAACAAATTTCaagtcattatatatttatttttattctatttgctAAATATCAATTCAAAGATCCGAGGCTCTTTGAATAAGAATTAAAACTCATTTCTCATAAGTAGGTACAATATAATAATGTCCTCAAACATAAATGTTTATGCGAGATTTCCAGCGAGGTGCGAGGTTTCCAGCAACTGTCTATAAGAATGCAGACAAAATATCTACATTAAATTGTCCATTTGTGTTAAgcagtgtgtgcatggtgtcacatggtgtttgtgttatgcACAATGTTTCCAGGATTAACTTACCCACAGGAAATGCTCAATCAATGAATGCTATGCTTCCTTTCATCAGTAATTGCCTAAATATACAAGAGGAAATATCGTACATCATAtacaagcttttattttataacacttgtttttgtgttcttCTGTTTATCTGTCAGAACAGGCTTGTACATAACTTTTGTAAGAGGCACAAAAATGCAAACATGCCTGAATGAttttttcctgtctttctttcttcagatAAGCCATGCTTCCAAATGTGAATGTCTGAGCAACAGAAAAGAGTACCCATCTTTCTTCAGGACCATTCATAGTGACTACTACCAGAGTAGAGCTCTGGCATATTTGGTCAAGCACCTTGGCTGGACTTGGGTAGGAGCTTTGAACAGTGATAATGATTATGGAAACAGTGGAATTGCTATTTTTCTGAAAGCAGCCAAAGAGGAGGGAATATGTGTTGAGTACTCTGAGAAGTTTGACTGGTCAGTTCcttctaaaatgaaaaaaactgCTGATATTATTAAGAAAGGCACAGCCAaagtaatcattttatttctcgcCTCCTTTGATATGAACATTCTAATAGAACAGCTTATTGTTTATAATCTCACTGGCTACCAAATCATGGGTGTTACATGGATTTTTGCTGGTGGACTAGCAACACCAGCAAGTTTTACTGTACTGGCTGGATCTATTGGTTTTGATGTGGGAAAACTGAAAATTCCTGGGTTTGCTGACTATGTTCTCAATGGATTTTGGCAAAAAGATTTCCCTTGTTTGGATAAAGATGGAAAGGTTTCTCAGAATGAAAGCTACTGCAGCAAATATGAAGAGAtgattaaatttaaaaactatAGTAAAGATTTATCTGAACTCAGATATACAAATAATGTCTACAATGCAGTTTATGCTGTGGCACATTCACTACACAGCCTGTTGAGATGCACAGAAAAGAGttgtgagaaaaacaaaacaatacaatcaTGGCAGGTAACACAAAGAAGAGAAGCAAAACAGGCAATACCAATGACTGACATTATCCTGGAATTAatacttgttttctttttaaatctgaaGGTTGTTGAGTCTCTAAAGAAGTTAAATTTTACCACTAAAATAGGAGACTATATTTTGTTCGACAGCACTGGGGCAATGCCTGGAAGGTATGATGTGTTGAACTGGCAACGGGGGCTCAATGGAGAAGTGGTGTTTAAGGTTGTGGGCTATCATGATGCCTCTCTGCCAGCTGGACAACAATTTGTACTAAATCATGAAGATATAGTCTGGGGAGGAGGGAAAAGAGAGGTGAATACAGtagtttttataaaatataatattaattgtGAGTCCCACTGATTCTACATGAAACATCAATAGTGCTTCAAATAAACAAGTATAAAGCTGTATAGCtgtgaatattatattattaaacatgAAATGATGGCATGAACAGGTAAAAAAGGTTGTAGCcaaaatatattgtattttagaaGCCGAGGTCTGTGTGCAGTGAGAGCTGTCCTCCAGGAACCAGGAAAGCTGCACAGAAAGGAAGGCCTGTCTGCTGCTATGACTGTGTACCATGTGCAGAAGGAGAGATCAGTAACCAGACAGGTAATTTCAGCATaacacaatgtcatctgcaaacatcatcgtccaaggagactcctgtctgacctcctctgacaactggtccatcactatagcaaacaggaaggggctcagagccgatccctgatgcagtcccacctacactgtgaactcctctgtctgacctacagcacacctcaccactgtcctgctcctctcatacatgtcctgcaccactctgacatacttctctgctactcctgacttcctcatacagtaccacagctcttctcttggcaccctgtcatacgctttctctaagtctacaaacacacagtgcaactccctctgaccatccctatacttctccatcaacattctcagagcaaaaattgcatctgttgtgctctttctgggcatgaagccatactgctgctcacaaatttccaccaccttccttaacctagcttccactactctttcccacaacttcattgtatggctcatcaactttatccccctatagttgctgcaactctgcacgtcacccttattcttaaagatcggcactaacacactccttctccattcctcaggcatcctctcactttctaataccctgttgaacaaactagttaaaaattccactgctgcctctcctagacacttccagacctctaccgggatgtcgtcaggaccaactgcctttccacttttcatcctcttcaaggccttcctgacttcatcctttctaatcttatctacttcctgttccacagagttcaccccttctactcttttttccctctgattttcctcattcatcagctcctcaaagtattccttccatctcctctgtacactctcctcacttgtgagcacccttccatctctatccttaataattctaacttgctgcacatccttcccatctcgatccctctgtctagctaacctgtacaagtccttctctccttctctagtgtctaacctagtgtacaactcatcatatgccttctgcttggccttagacacctccctcttcactctgcgctgtaactccttgtattcctgtctattctcttcagtcctgtccatatcccacttcttcttggctaatctcttcctctggatactatcctgaacttcctcattccaccaccaagtctccttatcttctttcctccttccagatgacacacgcagcacctttctccctgtctccctgatcacttctgctgtagtttcccagtcatccggcagcactacctgaccacccagagcctgcctcaacttctgtctaaattcctcacaacattcctcctttttcagcttccaccacttagttttcttctctatctttgacctcttcctcttacagaccatcagagtcatcctacacaccaccatcctatgctgtctggctacactctctcccactaccactttacagtcactaatctctttcagattgcctcttctacaaaggatgtagtctacctgtgttctcctacctccactcttgtaagtcactctatgttcctccctcttctgaaaatacgtgttaaccacagccatgtccatcctcttagcaaagtctactaccatctgtccttcaaggttcctttccttaactccaaacttgcccatcacctcctcatcacctgtgttcccctcaccaacatgtccattaaaatccgctcctatcaccactctctcacccttgggaatactctcaatcacctcatcgaattcacaccagaatctctctttctcctctaactcacaacctacctgtggggcataaccactaacaacattcaacatcaccccttcaatctctaacttcagactcatcaccctgtctgacactctcttcacctccagaacattcctcacaaactcctccttcaggaccacacctaccccatttctcttactatccacaccataataaaacagcttgaatcctgctcctatactacgagccttgctacccttccacttggtctcctgtacacacagtatatccaccttcaaAGTTTCAAAAAATATTTGTCAATTGTACATTGTGTATCctccttttattatttaagataCAGTTCCTCTATAAtggtattaataaataaatccttcagataaaatatattttccttcCTAATGATAATAACCATAATTATTTTGCAGATTCAAATAACTGTGAGCAGTGTCCAGAAGAATATTGGTCTAATGCTCTCaaagataaatgtgttttaaaggttgtagagtttctttcatttacagAGGATATGGGGATAATACTGGTATTTTTTTCCTTGCTTGGAGCTACATTAACTGTGTTAGtagctattttatttcttatagaaaAAGACACTCCCATTGTTAAAGCAAACAACTCTGAGCTGAGCTTcctgctgctcttctctctgactctgtgctttCTCTGTTCACTTACTTTCATTGGTCAGCCCTCTGAGTGGTCCTGTATGCTGCGCCACACAGCATTTGGGATCACCTTTGTCCTCTGTATCTCCTGTGTTCTGGGGAAAACTGTAGTGGTGTTAATGGCCTTCAGGGCTACACTTCCAGGcagtaatgtaatgaaatggtTTGGGCCTCTACAGCAGAGACTCAGTGTACTTGCCTTCACTCTTGTACAGGTTCTTATCTGTGTGCTTTGGTTAACAGTTTCCCCTCCTTTCCCATACAAAAACATGAACTACTACAAGGAAAAGATTATATTAGAATGTAGTTTGGGCTCAGCTATAGGTTTCTGGGCTGTGTTGGGTTATATAGGAGTTCTTGCTTTCTTGTGCTTTGTTTTAGCTTTTCTAGCTAGGAAGCTGCCTGATAATTTTAATGAAGctaaattcattacattcagcATACTGatattctgtgcagtttggTTCACATTTATTCCAGCTTATGTGAGTTCACCTGGAAAATTCACTGTAGCTGTGGAGATATTTGCTATTCTGGCCTCCAGTTTTGCTCTactattctgtatatttacacctaaatgttatattattctgtttaaacctgaactgaacacaaagaaaaatatgatgGGGAAACCGGCATCTAAATCACTATGAGAAACAAACTGTTCAGCTATATTCATTGTCATTTTGCAGAAGAATTTTGAACTTGAATACATAATTAACTAAATAATATTTAGACAATGtctaaatgtctttaaaaaaatctaatatatatatgcttGGGACCTGATTAAACTAATCATGCAAAaatttgaaatgtgttttatttctgtcataGAATATTTTCTGTGTTCAGCAATATGCATTTTTGTAATCATAGGTCTAGTACAATTATCTCATTGGCACAAACAATTTGTGATGTGTCAATGTCCATGAAAAAGGAGAAGATTGGTTAGTAGCATACATCAACAATCCTGCAAATAAATGCAGATATAATGACAGAACTGAAAATAAACTTCACCAAACAAAATATGATTGTTCTGGGTGATGAATGGGAGAAGTAAATGGTAATCATTTACTTTTATAATGCATCCTCTGTGGTCTCTATCAGTACTAACATTTAGGTGGGCACTGTAGACTGGTAGTTAACACCAGAAGCTAAAGACTAGTCAAAAATCCTCATGCAATTTAGCCAATATGCTTATTTAGTCTGACTCAGATATTGGAGGCAGAACATGTGGAATGGTGGCTGAGGTGGTTTTGTGTTTGGAGGTTCAGTGAAGACTGACCCTACAGATTGAGGAAAGTCCAAAAAAGAAAGGATTCAGAGAAATCATATCTGGGTTTGCCAAAGTTGTCACATTAATACATGAAAAGCCTGGAAACTACCAGACCTGTCTGGGTCCAATTCATACATGACATGCAAATACATCCTTCATGATTTAGATCAAAAATGGATAGCCAACATATTGCTGTTCACACTTGTTATTAAAATCCACCTCCTATGCCCATTTGCATTCAGGTTTTATGTACCATTTCTACAGGGGAATGTAAGTCACACATATTTACTACATTAGCTTTCTGCTGCATTTATTTCCTATACgtatatgaaatgttttaattgttttgctTGCATAACTGCTAACAAAACTTATAAGTCGATGGGGGTTTGGACATATTTTGAGTGATTGAGAATGCAGGCATGAGCATATATTTACCCCACAAACCTGTTATTGCCCCCTGTAATCGCTGCCAATCCTTTCCTAGACTGCCTCTTCATCATATCCAATGGCCTCTTTGTGAAACCTAGCAGCATGTACCATGTCAAGGCCTACCTGAAGACCTTTGAGTGAGTTGCTTCTGCAGGGAGAACTGGGCCTGTGTATTTGATCCCTTCCAGTCTGGGTAGTACATATTCATAGGCTCCTAATTTGCATTCTTGCCAGTAGAGGCTACCATCTATGTTGTGCTCAAAAGAGAGATCCTAGTGCATTGTGGCCAGATTCCCAACACCCTGACAGACTCAGATGGTCACCTTGCCACATAGTGCTAAGAGGTGGCTTCAGTCTGAACAGGATACGGCTAAGGAAGTTGTTATGGAACTGGTGATTGACCACTTCATGACCAGAAGTCCATTGAGATATGAGGTCCCAACACCCCCAGAAAGAAGCTGGAGTCCATCAAGTATGCAATGGCCACCCTGGAGATGGCAAGAAAGCATGAAACGAGCCGGGAATTCTCACAAAACACCCAACTTTAGGTAAAGCAGGTACAACAATGGCCCAATGCAGAAAAAGCCCATTTTGACTGAGCCAGAGCCTCTAGGCCCACAATAAGCTGATAAGCCCTGGTAAACTGGCTGTGCCCCCAGACTTTGACCTCACCTAATTCCTAGAGCAAATTCTGATGCTTGAACCTGAACAGAGAGTGCAAACCCAGAACTCCCTGATTGATATACAAACCTGATTCCAAAAAAAttgggacactgtacaaattgtgaataaaaaaggaacgcaataatttttaaatcttataaacttattttattcacaatagaatatTGTGATTGGTTTGTCTGGCAACCAGGATCGATCGCCGAATCCAGGAACAAAGAGAGGAGGGACACTCAACTTGTTCCTTCCCTCCCAGAACCCCATATGCCAAGCCTCGTTCAGAACCTGGCAGATCATACTTCCCTCCCAGAAACCCGTATGTCAAACCCTGCTCGAAACCTAGCAGGATATACTCTCCCCAGCCCATGGAGATAGGATGGCGTCTCCTGTCCTCAGCAGAGAAGGAGCAGCACCGGGCCCACAACCTCTGTCTTTACTGTGGTAAGGCAGGACACTTTGCCTTCACATCTCCAGCAAAAGACAGGGCTCGCCGTTGAAGGAGGATTTTGGATTGCCTTGGCTTCAGAAGCATAACGTTCATCTGGATTGGTCCAGCAGCTGGGTCCTTGGTTGGGGGATCTACTGCCAGGCTCACTGCCTGACCACCATGACACTCTGCCCATTATTAGTCAAGAAGGACCTGCCATCCGACCTCTCTCTGGTGCCTGCTGAATACCATGATATGGGCCAAGTGTGCCTGGTACTGCCCCCCCCAGGGCCGcctgtaccacttatccaagCCTGAAAGGGAGGCCATGACCCAGTGTATACAAGAGTCCGTGGGGTCAGGTATTATCCGCCCGTCGTCATCCCCAGCCGGTGCTGGATTTTTCTTTGTGGCGAAGAAGGTTGGTACACTACGGCCCTGTATTGACTATCAGGGTCTTAATGCCATCACCATTAAGAATTGCTACCCTCTGCCACTCATGGACTCCGCTTTTGAGCTTCTCCATGGGGCCACCATATTCACCAAGCTGGATCTTCGGAACGCCTATCACCTAGTCCATATCCGGAAGGGTGACAAATGGAAGATCACATTCAGCACTCCCACTGGTCATTATGAGTACCTGGTGATGCCATTCGGCCCCAGTAATGCTCCAGCAGTGTTCCAGGTGCTGGTAAATGACATTTTACGGGATGTGTTAAATCTGTTCGTGTTTGTTTACCTGGACAACATCCTTATCTTCTCCCGCACGCCCGAGGAACATGCCCGTCACGTCTGTGCAGTGCTCCAGATGGTTTTACAGAACCAATTATATGTGAAGGCTGAAAAATGTGAGTTCCATGTCACGAAGACCACCTTCTTGGGCATCATTCTGGCAGCAGAGAGTGTACAGATGGATCCTGACAGAATCAAGGCTGTTAGGGATTGGCCCCGCCCTGGGACACATAAGCAGCTCCAGCAGTTCTTGGGATTTGCCAATTTTTAATCGGTGATTCATCCGGGGCTACAGCTCTGTAGCTGCACCCTTGCACAAGCTAACTTCCCCCCTTCAACCCTactcaagtcaagaagtcaagagtcaagaagctttttattgtcatttcaaccatatatagctgttgcagtacatagtgaaatgagacaacgtttctccaggatcaaggtgctacataaaacaaagacagggctaaagacttgtaagtagtcttagccacataaagtgcaactgtgcaacctggtgcaaacagtgcaggacaagacaaacaagacagacaagacagtgcaggacaaaagacagtgcaggacaagac
Above is a window of Tachysurus vachellii isolate PV-2020 chromosome 9, HZAU_Pvac_v1, whole genome shotgun sequence DNA encoding:
- the LOC132851127 gene encoding extracellular calcium-sensing receptor-like, with amino-acid sequence MQPPSQIKVNVRLPRIWELSDLGLSSDLEMRELFDQFADIFSSTPFLQPEVLQRLWTTYLAKGEYCHILENPSNPLLSKHGDVIIGAIFTIHRETQMQSLTYTEKPQPLICNSFDLRELRHTQAMIFAIEEINRSNSLLPNITVGYRIYDSCRSGLLSMKAAMALMNGQDMTADFACYGQAVVQAIIGESESTPTIALAKSTGPFQIPVISHASKCECLSNRKEYPSFFRTIHSDYYQSRALAYLVKHLGWTWVGALNSDNDYGNSGIAIFLKAAKEEGICVEYSEKFDWSVPSKMKKTADIIKKGTAKVIILFLASFDMNILIEQLIVYNLTGYQIMGVTWIFAGGLATPASFTVLAGSIGFDVGKLKIPGFADYVLNGFWQKDFPCLDKDGKVSQNESYCSKYEEMIKFKNYSKDLSELRYTNNVYNAVYAVAHSLHSLLRCTEKSCEKNKTIQSWQVVESLKKLNFTTKIGDYILFDSTGAMPGRYDVLNWQRGLNGEVVFKVVGYHDASLPAGQQFVLNHEDIVWGGGKREPRSVCSESCPPGTRKAAQKGRPVCCYDCVPCAEGEISNQTDSNNCEQCPEEYWSNALKDKCVLKVVEFLSFTEDMGIILVFFSLLGATLTVLVAILFLIEKDTPIVKANNSELSFLLLFSLTLCFLCSLTFIGQPSEWSCMLRHTAFGITFVLCISCVLGKTVVVLMAFRATLPGSNVMKWFGPLQQRLSVLAFTLVQVLICVLWLTVSPPFPYKNMNYYKEKIILECSLGSAIGFWAVLGYIGVLAFLCFVLAFLARKLPDNFNEAKFITFSILIFCAVWFTFIPAYVSSPGKFTVAVEIFAILASSFALLFCIFTPKCYIILFKPELNTKKNMMGKPASKSL